In Oncorhynchus clarkii lewisi isolate Uvic-CL-2024 chromosome 24, UVic_Ocla_1.0, whole genome shotgun sequence, one DNA window encodes the following:
- the LOC139382979 gene encoding mth938 domain-containing protein — protein MSSPEIASLSWGHMKVKGCSSSYKDCKVWPGGSRAWDWRETGTDHHPGVQPADLEEVLQKGVATLVIGRGMNEALQVPSSTVDFVRQRGVELIVLQTEKAITEYNNLVGQGAKVGGIFHSTC, from the exons ATGTCGTCGCCAGAGATCGCTTCCCTGTCCTGGGGACACATGAAGGTGAAGGGCTGCTCCTCTTCCTATAAGGACTGTAAGGTGTGGCCCGGGGGTAGCCGCGCATgggactggagagagactgggacggat CATCACCCTGGAGTGCAGCCTGCAGATCTGGAGGAGGTGCTTCAGAAGGGTGTGGCGACTCTGGTCATCGGGCGGGGCATGAATGAGGCGCTGCAG gtcccGTCCTCAACTGTGGACTTcgtgagacagagaggagtggagctgATAGTTCTGCAGACAGAGAAGGCCATCACAGAATACAACAACCTGGTTGGCCAGGGAGCCAAGGTGGGTGGCATCTTCCACTCTACCTGCTGA
- the LOC139382977 gene encoding pannexin-1-like translates to MAIAHVATEYVFSDFLLKEPGQARYRAVRTELAMDKMVTCVAVGLPLLLISLAFAQEVSVGVQISCFPPANFSWRQAMYVDSYCWAALHTHTLPLWLHKFFPYILLLVAVIMYSPAVFWRFSASPLLQSDLSFIIEELDRCYNRAVTLAKRMATAGEHTDSGASDPTEGCFMYPVVEQYLLTKRRSVVVLWRYLLCRGLNLLTLLLACVYLGYYLRLASLTDQFGCSLRTGLLANDTSIPDQLQCKLVAVGVFTLLSFVNLLVYAMLVPVVIYSALRPFFQSHTHFLKSYQSLPTISVLPLPQGQWDDLTLYFLFLEENLSELKSYKYMKVLELLRRRGVCEGEDFDAMELLQMLCLVKTDVTDGKRSTAATFNASDKTTNANASLDAKANDNPIAKVSHIANANPAAGEASSKAPTPSPASPDSCQSQTSATEMTEFSALLPGNSAMTGGKRSDEGAVRQRII, encoded by the exons ATGGCTATCGCCCACGTCGCTACAGAGTATGTGTTCAGCGATTTCCTCCTGAAGGAGCCGGGTCAGGCAAGGTACCGCGCCGTGCGCACTGAGCTAGCCATGGACAAGATGGTGACGTGCGTGGCGGTGGgactccctctcctccttatcTCTCTAGCCTTCGCCCAGGAGGTCTCTGTGG gtgtTCAGATCAGCTGTTTCCCTCCAGCTAATTTTTCCTGGCGTCAGGCCATGTATGTAGACTCCTACTGCTGGGcagccctacacactcacacactacccTTATGGCtacacaag TTCTTCCCCTATATCCTGCTGCTGGTAGCAGTAATTATGTATAGTCCAGCGGTGTTCTGGCgtttctctgcctctcctctgcttCAGTCAGACCTTAGCTTCATCATAGAAGAGCTCGACCGCTGCTACAACCGTGCTGTCACTCTGGCTAAACGCATGGCCACTGCTGGGGAACACACAGACAG tggtgcGTCCGACCCTACTGAGGGCTGTTTCATGTACCCGGTGGTGGAGCAGTATCTGCTGACCAAGAGGAGGAGTGTCGTGGTGTTGTGGCGCTACCTGCTGTGTCGAGGCCTCAACCTGCTCACCTTGCTTCTGGCCTGTGTCTACCTGGGCTACTACCTCCGCCTCGCCTCCCTCACTGACCag TTCGGCTGTTCCCTGCGCACCGGACTCCTGGCCAATGACACCTCAATCCCCGACCAATTACAGTGCAAGCTGGTCGCCGTGGGAGTATTCACTTTGCTAAG CTTTGTTAACCTGCTGGTGTACGCCATGCTGGTTCCCGTGGTGATATACTCCGCTCTGCGCCCCTTCTTTCAATCACACACCCATTTCCTGAAGTCCTACCAATCACTGCCCACCATCAGTGTTCTGCCCCTCCCGCAGGGCCAATGGGATGACCTGACGCTCTACTTCCTCTTCCTGGAAGAAAACCTCAGCGAGCTCAAGTCCTACAAGTACATGAAG GTGTTGGAGTtgttgaggaggaggggggtgtgTGAGGGGGAGGACTTTGACGCCATGGAACTGCTTCAGATGCTATGTCTGGTGAAGACTGATGTCACGGACGGAAAGAGGAGCACCGCAGCTACCTTCAATGCTAGTGACAAAACGACCAATGCAAATGCTAGCCTTGATGCTAAAGCTAATGATAACCCTATTGCTAAAGTTAGCCATATTGCTAATGCTAACCCTGCTGCTGGGGAGGCTAGTAGCAAGGCCCCAACCCCCAGCCCAGCTTCCCCAGACTCATGCCAAAGCCAGACCAGTGCCACTGAAATGACAG AATTCTCTGCTTTGTTGCCAGGCAACAGTGCAATGACAGGCGGAAAGCGGAGTGACGAGGGGGCGGTCCGACAGCGAATTATCTGA